One window of Desulfovibrio aminophilus genomic DNA carries:
- a CDS encoding flagellar biosynthesis protein FlhF, with the protein MHVKTYRGRSAKEALDQVKADLGDEAVILSNKTVTDNGSRVCEITAAVERPTSPLSARTREDVLGEALAASEWSREWRMIKDQFLSLMRPQMDPAALTPRQRLSLEYLEREGVEQTVLLDVYLRLREDPGLSILPVLESLTGVRPFESKKWPQKFHVMAGPHGAGKTTSLIRLALREKKRNPKARICLASADQCQGKGRVVLRHYAELSGLAFREVATREDFTCLVADARSFDRVFVDLPGLPAGTDLESWLGSRGMLHFEDMAVHLVLNPYYSPAQFRAFREKYASPALKSLIWTKLDEACTFGALINVPHESGLPVSALSYAPGLSGSLVPARGEMIWRLLFKHQLPAEGAAA; encoded by the coding sequence ATGCACGTGAAGACCTACAGAGGCCGCAGCGCCAAGGAAGCACTGGACCAGGTCAAGGCCGACCTGGGGGACGAGGCCGTGATCCTCTCCAACAAGACCGTCACGGACAACGGCTCCCGGGTCTGCGAGATCACGGCGGCCGTGGAGCGGCCGACCTCCCCGCTGTCGGCGCGCACCCGCGAGGACGTGCTGGGCGAGGCCCTGGCCGCATCGGAGTGGTCGCGGGAGTGGCGCATGATCAAGGACCAGTTCCTGAGCCTCATGCGGCCCCAGATGGACCCCGCCGCGCTCACCCCGCGCCAGCGTCTGAGCCTGGAGTACCTGGAGCGCGAGGGCGTGGAGCAGACCGTGCTCCTGGACGTGTACCTGCGCCTGCGCGAGGACCCGGGCCTGTCCATCCTGCCCGTGCTGGAAAGCCTCACCGGCGTACGGCCCTTCGAGTCAAAAAAATGGCCCCAGAAGTTCCACGTCATGGCCGGGCCCCACGGCGCGGGCAAGACAACCTCGCTCATCCGGCTGGCCCTGCGCGAGAAGAAGCGCAACCCCAAGGCCCGCATCTGCCTCGCCTCGGCCGACCAGTGCCAGGGCAAGGGCCGGGTCGTGCTCCGGCACTACGCCGAGCTCTCCGGTCTGGCCTTCCGGGAAGTGGCCACGCGGGAGGATTTCACCTGCCTGGTGGCCGACGCCCGCAGCTTCGACCGGGTCTTCGTGGACCTGCCCGGCCTGCCCGCCGGAACGGATTTGGAATCCTGGCTCGGCTCGCGCGGCATGCTCCACTTCGAGGACATGGCCGTGCACCTCGTGCTCAATCCGTACTACAGCCCGGCCCAGTTCCGCGCCTTCCGCGAAAAGTACGCGAGCCCGGCGCTGAAAAGCCTCATCTGGACGAAACTCGATGAAGCCTGTACCTTCGGGGCACTGATCAACGTCCCGCACGAGAGCGGTCTGCCCGTATCGGCCCTCTCGTATGCGCCGGGACTCTCGGGCAGCCTGGTGCCGGCCCGCGGCGAGATGATCTGGAGACTGTTGTTCAAGCACCAGCTGCCGGCCGAAGGCGCAGCCGCCTGA